The following coding sequences lie in one Arachis ipaensis cultivar K30076 chromosome B03, Araip1.1, whole genome shotgun sequence genomic window:
- the LOC110269739 gene encoding uncharacterized protein LOC110269739, with protein sequence MSGCTMGSVGGGRSGHVSQSHGSHASSSSLRWRRKNSDQVCFCGLKTVIKKSGTRENPDRLFHACPRYRKGSHCNYFRWAEDDDYEGLENLGEVKTDAQMESDAALLNHNISWRMMTVEAEVKALRMQLYFGLIVVILVFMIMCMFFSGK encoded by the exons ATGAGCGGTTGCACGATGGGTAGCGTAGGTGGGGGTCGCAGTGGACATGTGTCGCAATCACACGGAAGCCATGCCTCGAGCTCTTCGCTGCGGTGGCGGAGGAAGAACTCCGACCAAGTTTGCTTTTGTGGGCTGAAGACAGTGATCAAGAAGTCTGGGACAAGAGAAAATCCTGATAGATTGTTCCATGCTTGTCCAAGATACCGG AAGGGCAGCCACTGCAATTACTTTAGGTGGGCTGAGGACGACGACTATGAAGGATTAGAGAACTTAGGAGAAGTTAAAACTGATGCACAAATGGAGAGTGATGCTGCTTTGTTAAACCATAACATATCTTGGAGAATGATGACCGTAGAAGCTGAAGTAAAAGCACTTAGGATGCAGCTGTATTTTGGATTAATAGTTGtgattttggtttttatgattatgTGTATGTTCTTTAGTGGGAAGTGA
- the LOC107630637 gene encoding inactive protein kinase SELMODRAFT_444075 isoform X1 has protein sequence MSSKKGSYEEVEEEEEEEEEEEMVSGKVVVVAVKASREISRTALVWALTHVVQPGDSIKLLVVIPFLSSGKRNWGFSRFTSDCTTSNWRSHLGSASDQKEIITSSCSQLVLQLHDLYDPDKIKIRVKILSSSLCGAVAIEAKRVHSSWVILDKKLKQEKKCCMEQLHCNIVSMKRSRAKILRLNLNSSPKMELNDGGCSLSLELSAYAKQNPDTIRGPAVTPASSPEQGSPLLTATDIGTSSLSSSDPSTSPFFQSDIYERRRHEGLKNLEYIESDSESEKLSLSSKSSYIQPWIANVICVDGEDSMQRFGDQDPVLGVLNCKIDVNLSKSVRDAISLARNAPPGPPPLCSICQHKAPAFGNPPRWFTFSELQLATGGFSQENFLAQGGFGSVHRGVLPDGQVIAVKQYKLASTQGDKEFCSEVEVLSCAQHRNVVTLIGFCVEDGRRLLVYEYICNGSLDSHLYGRKQKVLEWSARQKIAVGAARGLRYLHEECRVGCIVHRDMRPNNILVTHDFEAQVGDFGLARWQPDGDLGVETRVIGTFGYLAPEYAQSGQITEKADVYSFGIVLLELVTGRKAIDINRPKGQQCLSEWARPLLELKHEEAEAREELVDPIIWKGKGYIAKEVNRMLQCCSLCIRRDPHSRPRMSQVLRMLEE, from the exons ATGAGCAGCAAAAAGGGAAGTTatgaagaagtagaagaagaagaagaagaagaagaagaagaagagatggtgaGTGGGAAAGTAGTAGTTGTTGCAGTTAAAGCTTCAAGAGAAATTTCAAGAACTGCTTTGGTTTGGGCATTGACTCATGTTGTTCAACCAGGGGATTCCATTAAGCTGTTAGTTGTCATTCCTTTTCTCTCCTCAG GCAAGAGGAATTGGGGATTCTCAAGATTTACCAGTGATTGTACCACTAGTAACTGGAGATCCCACTTAGGAAGCGCTTCAGATCAGAAAGAAATTATTACAAGTTCCTGTTCCCAATTGGTGCTTCAACTCCATGATTTATATGATCCAGACAAG ATAAAGATCAGAGTTAAGATTCTTTCGAGTTCTTTATGTGGAGCAGTTGCCATTGAAGCCAAGAGAGTCCACTCAAGCTGGGTTATATTGGACAA aaaattgaaacaagaaaagaagtgCTGCATGGAGCAGCTGCATTGCAATATTGTAAGTATGAAGCGATCAAGGGCAAAGATTCTGCGCTTGAATTTGAACAGTTCACCGAAGATGGAACTTAATGATGGGGGGTGTTCATTGTCATTGGAGCTGAGTGCATATGCAAAACAAAATCCAGACACAATTAGAGGTCCTGCTGTTACTCCAGCTAGTAGTCCTGAGCAAGGATCGCCGCTATTGACTGCAACTGATATTGGTACCTCATCACTATCGAGCTCAGATCCTAGCACTTCACCATTTTTCCAGAGTGATATTTATGAAAGGCGAAGGCACGAGGGACTGAAAAATCTGGAGTATATTGAATCTGACTCGGAGAGTGAAAAGCTAAGTTTATCTTCAAAAAGTTCATATATTCAGCCCTGGATTGCCAATGTGATTTGTGTTGATGGTGAGGACAGTATGCAAAGGTTCGGCGATCAAGACCCTGTCTTAGGAGTGCTTAATTGTAAGATTGATGTCAACCTAAGCAAAAGTGTTAGAGATGCAATTTCGCTTGCGAGAAATGCACCTCCTGGTCCTCCTCCATTGTGCTCTATTTGTCAGCACAAGGCACCTGCATTTGGAAACCCTCCAAGGTGGTTTACCTTTTCCGAATTGCAACTCGCCACGGGTGGTTTTTCACAAGAAAATTTCTTGGCACAAGGTGGTTTTGGTTCTGTACACCGCGGCGTGCTACCGGATGGGCAAGTCATTGCTGTGAAGCAGTATAAATTAGCCAGCACACAAGGTGATAAAGAATTTTGCTCAGAAGTTGAAGTCTTAAGCTGCGCACAACATCGGAATGTTGTGACGCTAATTGGGTTTTGTGTGGAGGATGGTAGAAGATTACTAGTTTATGAATACATATGCAATGGCTCTTTGGATTCTCATCTTTATG GACGAAAACAGAAAGTACTAGAATGGTCTGCTCGGCAAAAAATCGCAGTGGGAGCTGCTCGCGGCTTAAGGTACCTACATGAAGAATGCAGAGTGGGATGTATTGTGCACCGTGATATGCGACCTAACAATATCCTCGTTACTCATGATTTTGAAGCACAG GTGGGAGATTTTGGACTTGCTAGGTGGCAACCTGATGGAGATTTGGGTGTGGAAACCAGGGTCATAGGAACATTTGG GTATTTGGCGCCAGAATATGCTCAAAGTGGGCAAATAACAGAGAAAGCTGATGTGTATTCATTTGGAATAGTGCTATTGGAGCTTGTAACAGGAAGGAAAGCCATTGATATAAACCGCCCCAAAGGCCAGCAATGCCTCAGTGAATGG GCACGGCCATTGCTTGAACTTAAACATGAAGAAGCAGAAGCGAGAGAAGAGCTAGTTGATCCTATAATATGGAAAGGGAAAGGGTATATTGCTAAAGAGGTTAATCGAATGTTGCAATGTTGCTCCTTGTGCATCCGAAGAGACCCTCATTCAAGGCCCAGAATGTCTCAG GTGCTAAGGATGCTGGAAGAATGA
- the LOC107630637 gene encoding inactive protein kinase SELMODRAFT_444075 isoform X2 — MLFNQGIPLSCKRNWGFSRFTSDCTTSNWRSHLGSASDQKEIITSSCSQLVLQLHDLYDPDKIKIRVKILSSSLCGAVAIEAKRVHSSWVILDKKLKQEKKCCMEQLHCNIVSMKRSRAKILRLNLNSSPKMELNDGGCSLSLELSAYAKQNPDTIRGPAVTPASSPEQGSPLLTATDIGTSSLSSSDPSTSPFFQSDIYERRRHEGLKNLEYIESDSESEKLSLSSKSSYIQPWIANVICVDGEDSMQRFGDQDPVLGVLNCKIDVNLSKSVRDAISLARNAPPGPPPLCSICQHKAPAFGNPPRWFTFSELQLATGGFSQENFLAQGGFGSVHRGVLPDGQVIAVKQYKLASTQGDKEFCSEVEVLSCAQHRNVVTLIGFCVEDGRRLLVYEYICNGSLDSHLYGRKQKVLEWSARQKIAVGAARGLRYLHEECRVGCIVHRDMRPNNILVTHDFEAQVGDFGLARWQPDGDLGVETRVIGTFGYLAPEYAQSGQITEKADVYSFGIVLLELVTGRKAIDINRPKGQQCLSEWARPLLELKHEEAEAREELVDPIIWKGKGYIAKEVNRMLQCCSLCIRRDPHSRPRMSQVLRMLEE, encoded by the exons ATGTTGTTCAACCAGGGGATTCCATTAAGCT GCAAGAGGAATTGGGGATTCTCAAGATTTACCAGTGATTGTACCACTAGTAACTGGAGATCCCACTTAGGAAGCGCTTCAGATCAGAAAGAAATTATTACAAGTTCCTGTTCCCAATTGGTGCTTCAACTCCATGATTTATATGATCCAGACAAG ATAAAGATCAGAGTTAAGATTCTTTCGAGTTCTTTATGTGGAGCAGTTGCCATTGAAGCCAAGAGAGTCCACTCAAGCTGGGTTATATTGGACAA aaaattgaaacaagaaaagaagtgCTGCATGGAGCAGCTGCATTGCAATATTGTAAGTATGAAGCGATCAAGGGCAAAGATTCTGCGCTTGAATTTGAACAGTTCACCGAAGATGGAACTTAATGATGGGGGGTGTTCATTGTCATTGGAGCTGAGTGCATATGCAAAACAAAATCCAGACACAATTAGAGGTCCTGCTGTTACTCCAGCTAGTAGTCCTGAGCAAGGATCGCCGCTATTGACTGCAACTGATATTGGTACCTCATCACTATCGAGCTCAGATCCTAGCACTTCACCATTTTTCCAGAGTGATATTTATGAAAGGCGAAGGCACGAGGGACTGAAAAATCTGGAGTATATTGAATCTGACTCGGAGAGTGAAAAGCTAAGTTTATCTTCAAAAAGTTCATATATTCAGCCCTGGATTGCCAATGTGATTTGTGTTGATGGTGAGGACAGTATGCAAAGGTTCGGCGATCAAGACCCTGTCTTAGGAGTGCTTAATTGTAAGATTGATGTCAACCTAAGCAAAAGTGTTAGAGATGCAATTTCGCTTGCGAGAAATGCACCTCCTGGTCCTCCTCCATTGTGCTCTATTTGTCAGCACAAGGCACCTGCATTTGGAAACCCTCCAAGGTGGTTTACCTTTTCCGAATTGCAACTCGCCACGGGTGGTTTTTCACAAGAAAATTTCTTGGCACAAGGTGGTTTTGGTTCTGTACACCGCGGCGTGCTACCGGATGGGCAAGTCATTGCTGTGAAGCAGTATAAATTAGCCAGCACACAAGGTGATAAAGAATTTTGCTCAGAAGTTGAAGTCTTAAGCTGCGCACAACATCGGAATGTTGTGACGCTAATTGGGTTTTGTGTGGAGGATGGTAGAAGATTACTAGTTTATGAATACATATGCAATGGCTCTTTGGATTCTCATCTTTATG GACGAAAACAGAAAGTACTAGAATGGTCTGCTCGGCAAAAAATCGCAGTGGGAGCTGCTCGCGGCTTAAGGTACCTACATGAAGAATGCAGAGTGGGATGTATTGTGCACCGTGATATGCGACCTAACAATATCCTCGTTACTCATGATTTTGAAGCACAG GTGGGAGATTTTGGACTTGCTAGGTGGCAACCTGATGGAGATTTGGGTGTGGAAACCAGGGTCATAGGAACATTTGG GTATTTGGCGCCAGAATATGCTCAAAGTGGGCAAATAACAGAGAAAGCTGATGTGTATTCATTTGGAATAGTGCTATTGGAGCTTGTAACAGGAAGGAAAGCCATTGATATAAACCGCCCCAAAGGCCAGCAATGCCTCAGTGAATGG GCACGGCCATTGCTTGAACTTAAACATGAAGAAGCAGAAGCGAGAGAAGAGCTAGTTGATCCTATAATATGGAAAGGGAAAGGGTATATTGCTAAAGAGGTTAATCGAATGTTGCAATGTTGCTCCTTGTGCATCCGAAGAGACCCTCATTCAAGGCCCAGAATGTCTCAG GTGCTAAGGATGCTGGAAGAATGA
- the LOC107634521 gene encoding transcription factor MYBS3, whose protein sequence is MGRKCSHCGNVGHNSRTCTSSSFLGIRLFGTHLLADPSSSSSSASMMTMNNKCFSMDSLTLFPTTTTTASGYLSDGAPPQDKKKGVAWTEEEHRRFLVGLEKLGKGDWRGISRNFVTTRTPTQVASHAQKYFLRLANTVNHNKRRSSLFDTNNTPTTTAAATVATLSFHFLEQQQTINNNNKPLLSTETTSESSSSSSSSSSMYNNSVPPPDLDLTLAPPPPPNSSSCFPQL, encoded by the exons ATGGGAAGGAAGTGCTCACATTGTGGGAACGTAGGGCACAATTCAAGAACATGCACTTCTTCTTCGTTTCTTGGAATCCGTCTCTTTGGAACCCACCTTCTAGCAgatccctcctcctcctcctcctccgcgTCGATGATGACGATGAACAACAAGTGCTTTAGCATGGACTCGTTAACATTATTCCCcactactactactactgctAGTGGTTATCTATCAGATGGAGCTCCACCTCAAGACAAGAAGAAAG GGGTAGCATGGACGGAAGAGGAGCACAGAAGATTCCTGGTTGGGCTTGAGAAGCTGGGGAAGGGAGACTGGAGGGGCATTTCTAGAAACTTCGTAACCACCAGAACACCGACTCAAGTCGCCAGCCATGCTCAGAAGTATTTCCTCCGTCTTGCTAATACCGTAAACCACAACAAACGCCGTTCAAGTCTCTTTGACACAAACAATACTCCTACTACTACTGCTGCTGCTACTGTTGCTACATTGTCATTTCACTTTCTTGAACAACAACAaaccatcaacaacaacaataagccGTTGTTATCAACAGAAACTACTTCTgaatcctcctcctcctcttcctcctcctcctctatgTATAATAATAGTGTGCCACCACCGGATCTGGACCTCACTCTTGCACCGCCCCCACCACCTAACTCCTCCTCATGCTTCCCCCAATTATAa
- the LOC107633342 gene encoding uric acid degradation bifunctional protein TTL-like, with protein sequence MGGENEEVEAAFSPQPGLNMSAAGDISDLQLTRDDDIEDPIEDVSDNIDDVFAGEMKTEDFSSCCVGTTFANEMAMASPFSSLEHAITVVRDIWFRKLNVRSWLEAISGRSCSNKYLETVNEATVQGSMYEEKFGYVFVTFVAGRTSEDILAELKTHFNNSHVVELEIASKEELKYIERAIRELLFKKSVQTTDERDVSAEYSSKVVDDTLDGADTDSEDDLYAISSGGYDISPGMLSSIRFQKKTMKL encoded by the exons ATGGGAGGAGAGAATGAAGAAGTTGAAGCTGCTTTTTCTCCACAGCCCGGGTTGAACATGTCAGCAGCAGGTGACATCAGTGATTTACAGTTGACAAGGGATGATGATATAGAAGACCCAATAGAAGATGTTTCTGATAACATCGATGATGTG TTTGCTG GAGAAATGAAAACGGAGGATTTTTCATCATGCTGTGTAGGCACAACATTCGCTAACGAAATGGCTATGGCCTCTCCATTCTCTTCATTGGAACATGCAATTACGGTTGTCAGAGACATATGGTTCCGTAAGTTGAATGTTAGGTCTTGGTTGGAGGCTATATCAGGACGATCTTGTTCTAATAAATACTTGGAAACGGTGAACGAAGCTACTGTGCAG GGATCAATGTACGAGGAGAAATTTGGGTATGTTTTTGTGACATTTGTAGCTGGTAGGACCTCTGAAGACATACTTGCTGAATTAAAG ACGCACTTTAATAACTCGCATGTTGTTGAGTTGGAGATTGCTTCAAAAGAGGAATTAAAGTATATAGAACGTGCTATTAGAGAGCTTCTTTTCAAGAAATCTGTCCAAACTACCGATGAAAGAGATG TGTCAGCTGAATATTCAAGCAAAGTAGTTGATGACACTCTAGATGGAGCAGACACTGATTCAGAAGACGATTTATATGCTATCTCCTCCGGTGGATATGACATATCTCCAGGAATGTTGAGCTCGATAAGGTTCCAGAAAAAGACAATGAAACTTTAA